In Cyanobium sp. WAJ14-Wanaka, a single genomic region encodes these proteins:
- a CDS encoding HAD-IIIA family hydrolase has translation MHPLLERRRLFRPPLPITRPALFLDRDGVLIEDRHHLCDPAQVQLCSGAKALLQQAHQRGWPVVVITNQSGIARGLFDWRAYELVTERLLELLGPAAPIAAIYANGHGPDAPAHSWRKPSPAMLQAAAVDLQLDLATSFLVGDRLCDLQAGAAAGLCWLGHISSGHGQTERPAVERWASENPHTNEDNGLVEIAYLDSLHQFPVHLLNDAG, from the coding sequence ATGCATCCTCTCCTCGAGCGGCGCCGCCTTTTCAGGCCACCCTTGCCAATTACCAGGCCGGCCCTGTTCCTCGATCGCGATGGCGTGCTGATTGAAGACAGGCATCACCTCTGCGATCCAGCCCAAGTGCAGCTCTGCTCTGGGGCAAAGGCGTTGCTGCAACAGGCCCATCAGCGGGGCTGGCCGGTGGTGGTGATCACAAATCAATCGGGCATTGCTAGAGGATTGTTCGATTGGCGGGCATATGAGCTAGTCACCGAACGCCTGCTGGAGCTGCTGGGCCCAGCGGCCCCGATCGCCGCGATCTATGCCAATGGTCATGGGCCCGATGCTCCGGCCCATAGCTGGCGTAAACCCAGCCCAGCCATGCTGCAGGCGGCGGCGGTTGATTTGCAACTTGATCTGGCCACATCATTTCTGGTTGGCGATCGCCTTTGCGACCTCCAGGCCGGGGCTGCAGCAGGGCTCTGCTGGCTAGGTCACATCAGCAGCGGTCACGGCCAGACTGAACGTCCAGCCGTGGAGCGCTGGGCATCCGAAAACCCTCATACAAATGAAGATAATGGTCTGGTGGAGATTGCTTATCTTGATTCGCTCCATCAATTCCCTGTTCACCTGCTGAACGATGCTGGATGA